A window of Gemmatimonadota bacterium genomic DNA:
CGTGCCAAAATCCGTCATAGGTGTGGTAATAACCTCATCGCCTTCAGACACACCCAGCGAAGCAAGAGCCGTTTGCAGCGCAGCCGTGCCAGATGTCACCATAATCGCGTGTTTGACATCGAACGCGCGACAGACTTCAGCTTCAAAATCCGCAACTTTCCCCCCCGGTCCCATGAGTTTACCCGAATCGAGAACCTCGAGCAACAATTCGCGTTCTTCATCGGTATATTTATTCGGTTGATTGTACGGAACGGTTTTGGCCTTTGCGCCTCCGTTAATAGCAAGTTCATCCATCGTGTATATCTCCTGATTCAGGTACGCCGAGTGAGGCGTGGATCTGGACAAATTTCCACTGATCATCTTCTTTTTCGAGAACACCCGTCAAACGCATAGCCAATTGTTCGCGTTTGCCCTGCCATTTGAGCTTCCAGGTCTGACGCGTAAAAAACCATGCAACTGCCTCGCGCTCTTGAACATCGAGATAATCGCATGTAATGGCGAAATCCTCAGTACTATCCACATGGTGACGATAGTACTCGGGCATATTTTCACCACCCTGGATATATTCGTCTTCATCTGTACCTATTTTGACATAATAGGGCGCGCGGGACATAAGGCCGATCAACCGCCGGGCGTCTCCCGCAGTAAGCGCGTCAAAATAGGCGTGTACAGTTTGACGTGCGTCCATATCTAAAACGTGCCGGGCCAGGGATACGCATTCGACCCCGCACTGTCATCAATCGGACCTTCGGGCAGGGTATCTTGCCAGGCGAGCACCCGATCAGCCATTTCCGCGACGCGCTCTGGCATATATTCTGCGCGATTGTTGAGTTCCATCGGATCTCGCGGAATATTGAAAAGTTCGACGCGGCTGCGGTCGGGATTCAAAAGCAATTTCCAATCGCCTTCGCGGACAGAAAGCATGGGGCTTTTGTGCAAACAATGCCCGGCAATATTGAACCGCCATTCCCACATAAGCGGTTTTTTTCTTATAACGCTGCGACCGCGCAGCGCATCGGTCATATCTTCCCCATTGAGCACCAGCCCATCGATATCAACGCCAGCCAGATTGCAAAAAGTGGGCAAAAGATCGACCGCGCAAAGCGGTGTATCGTTGTCAATCCGCCCGGCAGAAACGCCATTGGGCCAGCGAATAATAAAAGGCGTACGCACACCACCTTCGTAGAGACTGCGCTTGCGACCGCGAAAAGGACCGGAAGAACCGACACCGCTGTGCGTGGCATTGCGAATATGGATATCTTCGGGACCATTGTCCGCAGAAAAGATCACGATGGTATTATCGCTCAAATTCAATTCGTCGAGTTTATCCATCAGCCGGCCAATGTGGCGGTCTGCATTGGTGACAACCGAATAGTAAATCCGCAACGCGCCCTTGTGTTTGTCTTCCAGACCATTCGCCGTGAATTGCTTGTAAGGCTCCATCTGTTCTTCTGTCGGATCGAGAATCGCGTGGGTATCGTTGAGCCATGCCTGAACAAAAAAAGGCTCGTCTTTATTCCGCTCAATAAAACCAATCGTTTCATCAATAATCACCTCTGTAGAGCGACTGCGGCCCTCGCCAGTCTGCAAATCGGTAAAATTGAGCAACGGGCCATTGCCCACATTAATTTTACTCTCGTCAATACCGTAATCATAAGGCGCGGGCGCGCCCGCACCGCTACCGAGATGCCACTTGCCAAAGTGCCCCACGGCGTACCCACTTTGTTGCAACAGACCAGTAACCGTCACTGCATCGGGATCGAGAAAATTGGGCATACCCCGCGCCGCGTTTTGTTCGTGCTGTGCAAAATGCCCGTGTATGCCCCAATGCGCCGGAAAACGCCCGGTCATAACAGCCGCGCGGCTTGGGGAACAAACCCCAGAGCAAACATAGAACTGAGAAAAAAGAGTACCCTGTGCGGCGAGGCGGTCCAGATTTGGCGTCCTGGCATGGGGATGTCCATAACAACTCAAATCGCCCCAGCCCCAGTCATCGGCGAATACAAAAACAATATTGGGTCGGCTCATAAAAAGCTCCTTATTATCCTTTTGTGTCTTTGTGCCTTTGTGTGAGTTCTCTCCGTATCTATAAAACCAGAAGAACGGCGAGAACAGCGATCCCCACACCGGCAATAGCGGGTCGGGCGAGGCGTTCTTTCCAGTAGAAATGGGCAAAGAGGTTATCCAGCACAACAACACTACATCCCAATGTCGGAAAAAAAAGCGTGCCCGGCAACTTACTTAATGCCGTCATAATGACGCAAAGCGCCAGAACATTGTAAAGGCCAATAAAAATGCCGAGTTTGATCGCAGGTCCTTGTGGCCGGTGTTTTTTCAGAGCAATGACAACACCACCCATCAGTCCAGCAGTTGCTCCGATAAACATCAAGACATGCAGATAGACGGGATCGAGACCATTGTAGTGAACAGACCGCAAACACGTATGGCTTATGCCCTGACAGAAACAAACCGCGATAAGCAAACCAAATGCTTTTATTCCTCTGACTTGCGCGGTTCTGCCCGGATGAGAAGTCATAAGTGCCAGAGCACTGAGCGCGAGAAGCAACCCCACAAACTGCGTTGGGGCCATGGATTCGCCCCAGAGATAAATGCCCAATACAATAGGCATGACAATGGACATTCGGAAAGCCGTAACAACAGAACCGATGGGCGCGAGGGTAAGCGCGTGATTCATCAGCAACATCGAACTGATAAAAACCGTACCAGTTCCCAACCCCGTATAAAGGGCAAGACGGGGAAACGTCCACGCATCAATAACAAAAAGATAAATGGCAATTGCGAGAGCCAGGACGAGGTAGTTGGTGGCGACAACCACTGGCGCGTAACAGCCGCGTCTTTGTCCCAGCTTGAATAGCTGGACAAAACCGAAGTCGAGGATAATAGAAAAAAAGAGCCAGTGCATAAAGATAATTAGTGATCTTGACTTTTATTCCTATGACGATATGGATAGGTTAAACGACTTTCGTCCGCAATTTATCCCCGATGGGGTGATGGTGCAAGTTATAATTCAAATAACGCTTGCCTTACCCAGTTCGATTTCAGTATTACTCACCATAGACAAAGAGTATATTGAACTGATTCAGCCAAAAACCTGGTCATTCCCCATCAAGGATGTTGTGCTATGCTTCAAATAGGCCAAGCCGCCATCGACATCACACCGCCTTTGGGCACGCACCTGGCCGGAAGCGGCATGGGAGAACATCGCCCTGCTCAAAAAATCCTCGATCCACTTTACGCCAAAGTGATGGTCGCCCAGGCCAAAGACGCGAAATTGTGTATCATCACATTAGACACGTTGGCGGTTACTTTGCCCTACACCCGGGCCATTCGAGAAAGCGCTGTCGCGCTGGGCTTTGAACCCCACGCGGTGATGGTGCATTCGTTGCAGAATCACTCGGCGCCGAGTTGCGGCGCCCTCATGCTCGACCCGGATTTCCCGCTTGACCTGAGAGCTGATCAGGAGCACATCACCGGTAGTGAAGCCGCTTATACGAAGCAGGCTGTCGCCGGCGCGACCCGCGCGATCCAGGAAGCGAACGATGCGTTAACGCCAGTGCAGGTCGCCATGGGGCATGCCGTTCGCGACGACCTGGCCTTTAATCGACGTGGCGTGATGCGCGGCGGCAATATCTGCATGCCATGGCCCTTCACCAGTGACGCCAAACCTCTGGGGCCGACGGACATCGTTTACATGGAAGGCCCTGCCGACCCACAGGTGGGTGTGTGGTGCGCGCAATCGGCCGCGGGTGAAGTGGCCGCGATGCTGCTGCACTTTACCTGTCATCCGGTCAATGTGTTTGCTCGGGGAAAAAATACCGTCTGCGCCGACTGGCCCGGCGCGTGGAGCGCAAAAGTCAAAGACCAAAACAGTCTGATGTGCCCGCCCCTGGTCATCAACGGATGTTGTGGCAACGTCAATCCCTGGCCCGCCTTTACGCCCAACTTCACGCCTGACCATGTGCACATGGGGAATGAATTGGCGGACACCACACAGGCCGTCATCGAATCGCTGAGCTTTGCAGACGTTGATTCGATCGATTGGCGTTTCAAAAAAATCCCTCTGGCGTATCGCGATATTCCCAACGATCGGCAAGACCAGGTCAACCGCATTCTGGCCGAACACCCAACGCTGAAACTACAAGACAACGGCGAAGTAGATCCCACATGGTTTCATGCCGCATCGACGAAAAGCATCGAGCTTTGCCGAAATCGTGAGCCGCAATTCATGTATGAAATCCAGGTCTTCCGCATCGGCGACATGGCTATCATTTCTCTGCCCGGCGAGCCGTTCGTGGAAGGTCAATTGGAGATTAAGACCAGGTCGCCTGCGAAGCTCACCTTCATCGCTCACATGTCCACGCAATACGTCGGCTACCTCCCCACGCGCGACGCCTGCGCAAGACCGGGACACGAAACCAACGCCAACTGCACCTACTGGGCCAAGTTTGCGCCGGACTCGTTGGAGCGCATCGTCGAAGCGACGGTGGCAATACTGACGGAATTATTCGAAAATGACTGAGCGGAGATCGATGGGCACAAAGAGGAGGTGATAGATGCCCCTGAGCAACGACTTCATCAAGCAGTTCGCCACACCTGGGGACGACTACCGTCCGCACATCATGTGGTTCTGGAACGCCCCGCTTGAGGAAGACGAGGTGCGCCGACAGGTACGGGACTTCAGGGACGCAGGCATCCTCGATTTCTACATCCACCCCATGTACGGTTTCCCGGTCGATTACCTGTCCGAGGAAATGTTCGAGGCCATCGGCTGGGCTGTCGATGAGGCCAGGAAGCACGGCATGCGCTTCTGGATCTATGACGAATACAACTGGCCCAGCGGTGCAGCAGGCGGGTACCTGATCCGCGACAATCCTGATCGTCGCATGCTCGTGGTGACGAGCGACGAACAGGCATCGGAGCATGGACCCCAGGACGATCACGCTGCATGGCAATGCGTGGACGAATCGGGCAAAGCGACCGTCTTCCACGAGACGCCACAGAATGGGGTGTGCCCTTTTGCGCAGTGGTCGCCCTTCTGCTGGGGGCAAGAGGGCTACGGCGATGTTTCCGACCCGGAGACGGTACGGGCATTCATCGAGCTCACTCATGAAGCCTACCGTAGCCGTTTCCCCGGAGAGCTGGGCAAGACGATTGCCGGCCTCTTTACGGATGAGGTGTCGTACTGCCTGGCCGGCTCCTACGGCGAGTCCGAGCGCCCTCTCCCCTGGACTCATGGCATGCGCGAAACGTTTCTTGAGCGCCATGGCTATGACGTCGCGGCGCACCTCCCGAGCTTGCTGGCGAACGTGGGAGATTACCGGAGAATCAGGAGCGACTACTGGCACTACCTGACCGGCCGCCTGGAGAGTGCTTACTACCGGCAGTGCGCGGAGTGGTGCCGAGAGCATGGGCTAACGCTCACGGGACACCTTTCGGGGGAGGAGCTTTTCCGCCACAACATTCTCTTCTTCGGAGATTTCTACCGGTGCCTCCGCTGGCTCGACATCCCCGGGATCGACGCCATCTTCCCTCGACTGAACCACGAAGCCGACCACTTCATGGTCGCCGCTAAGAGCGGGGGGTCCGCCATCCGCCAGCTCGGACGCGACCGACTGCTCTGCGAAACCTACACGGGCAGCGGCTGGGAACTCACGCCCGAGCAGA
This region includes:
- a CDS encoding sulfatase-like hydrolase/transferase, whose protein sequence is MSRPNIVFVFADDWGWGDLSCYGHPHARTPNLDRLAAQGTLFSQFYVCSGVCSPSRAAVMTGRFPAHWGIHGHFAQHEQNAARGMPNFLDPDAVTVTGLLQQSGYAVGHFGKWHLGSGAGAPAPYDYGIDESKINVGNGPLLNFTDLQTGEGRSRSTEVIIDETIGFIERNKDEPFFVQAWLNDTHAILDPTEEQMEPYKQFTANGLEDKHKGALRIYYSVVTNADRHIGRLMDKLDELNLSDNTIVIFSADNGPEDIHIRNATHSGVGSSGPFRGRKRSLYEGGVRTPFIIRWPNGVSAGRIDNDTPLCAVDLLPTFCNLAGVDIDGLVLNGEDMTDALRGRSVIRKKPLMWEWRFNIAGHCLHKSPMLSVREGDWKLLLNPDRSRVELFNIPRDPMELNNRAEYMPERVAEMADRVLAWQDTLPEGPIDDSAGSNAYPWPGTF
- a CDS encoding EamA family transporter, giving the protein MHWLFFSIILDFGFVQLFKLGQRRGCYAPVVVATNYLVLALAIAIYLFVIDAWTFPRLALYTGLGTGTVFISSMLLMNHALTLAPIGSVVTAFRMSIVMPIVLGIYLWGESMAPTQFVGLLLALSALALMTSHPGRTAQVRGIKAFGLLIAVCFCQGISHTCLRSVHYNGLDPVYLHVLMFIGATAGLMGGVVIALKKHRPQGPAIKLGIFIGLYNVLALCVIMTALSKLPGTLFFPTLGCSVVVLDNLFAHFYWKERLARPAIAGVGIAVLAVLLVL
- a CDS encoding nuclear transport factor 2 family protein, coding for MDARQTVHAYFDALTAGDARRLIGLMSRAPYYVKIGTDEDEYIQGGENMPEYYRHHVDSTEDFAITCDYLDVQEREAVAWFFTRQTWKLKWQGKREQLAMRLTGVLEKEDDQWKFVQIHASLGVPESGDIHDG